The window CGTGCCCCGGTAGTACCAGCGGGCCGGCGCGCTGACCGCGACCACCGCGTCGGCCGTGCGCGGGTACAGGGCCGCGTGCCGCAGGACCACCGAGCCGCCCATGGAGAAACCGACGGTCACCACGCGCGCGTGGCCGAACCCGCGGGCCCACGCCACGGCGGCGGCGAGGTCCAGCACCTCTTTGTCGCCGACCGTGGACCGTCCGCCGGAGCGGCCGTGGCCGCGGAAGGAGAAGGTGACGACCGCGCCGTGGCGGCGCAGCACGCGCGCCACCCTTCGTACATGCGGCCGGTCGACCTCGCCGGTGAAACCGTGGGCGATCACGAACACCAGGTCATGCGAGGCCGTCCGGAAGGTGTCCGGAACGGATTCGTATACAACGGCGCCCGGATCGTATACGGAATCGATCGGAATTCCGTCTGTGCTGTACAGAAACGTCCGGATAGGGGCGCGTCTGCCTGTCTCGGAATTCGGACGAACGGTGGAACGTGCCACATGACCTGCCGGACCGTTGCTCATGTGGGCTATTCTGCTGGGCAGAGGACTCGGGCAGCGTAGCCCCCGGGTCCTTTTGTGCTTTCGGAAGCGTTGTATACACAGCGGGAAACCCCAGGTGACCGCAGGTGTACGGGGCCTTCGGGATCGCAGAGCATGGCCCGTCCGCACAGTCCTCGCAGGGACCGAGGAGGAACCAGACGTATGAGTTCTCTGCTGCTCCTGACCAACGCCCTCCAGCCGTCGACGGAGGTGCTGCCCGCCCTCGGCCTGCTGCTGCACAACGTGCGGGTGGCCCCGGCCGAGGGGCCCGCCCTCGTCGACACCCCCGGTGCCGACGTCATCCTCGTCGACGGCCGCCGCGACCTGCCGCAGGTGCGCAGCCTCTGTCAGCTGCTGCGCTCCACCGGCCCCGGCTGTCCGCTCCTCCTCGTCGTCACCGAGGGCGGCCTCGCCGCCGTGACCGCCGACTGGGGCATCGACGACGTCCTGCTCGACACCGCCGGTCCCGCGGAGGTCGAGGCACGGCTGCGGCTCGCCATGGGCCGGCAGCAGATCGTGAACGACGACTCCCCGATGGAGATCCGCAACGGCGATCTCTCGGTGGACGAGGCCACGTACAGCGCGAAGCTCAAGGGGCGGGTCCTCGACCTCACCTTCAAGGAGTTCGAGCTGCTCAAGTACCTCGCCCAGCACCCGGGCCGGGTCTTCACCCGCGCGCAGCTGCTGCAGGAGGTGTGGGGCTACGACTACTTCGGCGGCACCCGCACCGTGGACGTGCACGTACGGCGGCTGCGCGCCAAGCTCGGTCCCGAGCACGAGTCCCTGATCGGAACCGTCCGGAACGTCGGTTATCGATTCGTTACGCCCGAGAAGGGCGACCGGGCGACCGAGGAGGCCAAGGCCAAGGCGGGCCGGGCGAAAGCGGATGAGACGGACACCTCCGCCGCCCTGGACGCGACCGAACTCCACGCGGACGCGTAGATCGTCCGGCGCGGGCGTGACAGACGCTCGCGCCGGCCGTTGCGCGCGCACATCCAAGCGGTGATACGCCCTGCCCGGAGCGGGTCAATCCGCGTAGACTCCGCGCGTGGCCAAGGTGACTCGGGATGATGTGGCACGGCTGGCGGGGACCTCCACCGCCGTCGTCAGTTATGTCATCAACAACGGACCCCGGCCGGTCGCCCCGGCCACGCGCGAGCGTGTCCTCGCCGCGATCAAGGAACTGGGGTACCGCCCGGACCGGGTCGCCCAGGCCATGGCGTCCCGCCGTACCGACCTGATAGGGCTGATCATCCCGGACGCTCGCCAGCCCTTCTTCGGGGAGATGGCGCACGCGGTCGAGCAGGCCGCCTCCGAGCGGGGAAAGATGGTCCTCGTCGGCAACACCGACTACATCGGCGAACGCGAGGTCCACTACCTGCGCGCCTTCCTCGGCATGCGGGTCTCCGGACTGATCCTCGTCAGCCACGCCCTCAACGACCTCGCCGCCGCCGAGATCGACGCCTGGGACGCCCGGGTGGTGCTGCTGCACGAGCGCCCCGAGGCCATCGACGACGTCGCCGTGGTCACGGACGACCTCGGCGGCGCCCAGCTCGCCGTGCGCCACCTGCTGGAGCACGGCTACGAGTACGTCGCCTGCATGGGCGGTACGGCGGACACCCCGGCCGTCGGCGACCCGGTCTCCGACCACGTCGAGGGCTGGAAGCGGGCCATGGCCGAGGCGGGCCTGTCCACCGAGGGCCGGCTCTTCGAGGCGCCGTACAACCGCTACGACGCCTACCGCGTGGCCCTGGAGGTGCTCGCCGGCCCGAACCGGCCGCCCGCGGTCTTCTGCTCCACCGACGACCAGGCGATCGGCCTGCTGCGAGCCGCCCGGGAACTGCGCATCGACGTGCCGGGCCAGCTGGCGGTGGCCGGTTTCGACGACATCAAGGAAGCCGCGCTCGCCGACCCGCCGCTGACCACGGTCGCCTCCGACCGCTCGGCGATGGCCCGGGCGGCGGTGGACCTCGTCCTGGACGACGGGCTCCGGATCGCCGGATCCCGGCGGGAGCGGCTGAAGACGTTCCCGTCCCGGCTGGTGGTCCGCGCCTCCTGCGGCTGCCTGGACTGACCGTCCGGACCGGTTCCTCCGCGTTCCCGTCCGGGGCCCTTATATCGGGCGAACGAGGTTCTGCCGGGCTTCTCAGGGAGCACTCAGGAAGCTCTCATCGTCGCGGGGGACTCTTTCGACATGACCGAGAGCATCCGCCGCAGCGGCGAAAGCGAGTACGGAACCCCGCAGGACGACGCCCACCCGGCCCCGTACGCACACCAGGACGCGTACGGCCGGCAGCACCCCTACTCCGCTCCCGTGAACCCCGAGTGGCCGCCCCCGCCGTACGGGCCCCCGACGGCGCCGGTCACCGCGGCAGCGGCCCCCGAGGCGGTGGTCCCCGCACCGCGCAGGAAGCGCACCCGGGGCCCGGTCCCGCTCCTCGCGGCGGTGGCGATCGTCGCGGCGGCGGTCGGCGGCGGCACGGCCTACGCCTTCCAGGCGCTCACCGGCGAGGACGCGGTCGCCTCCGCGGGCACGACCACCCATGTGGTGCCCACGGGCAAGAAGGGCGACGTCGCCGCCATCGCCGCCGCGGTCAGCCCGAGCGTGGTCGAGGTGAACGCCACCCTGGGCAACGGCTCCTCCACCGGCTCCGGCGTGGTCGTCACGTCCGGCGGCGAGATCGTCACCAACAACCACGTCGTCTCCGGCGCCACCTCGGTCAAGGTGCGCACCAGCGACGGCAAGAGCTACTCCGCCGAGGTCGTCGGCACCGACAGCTCCAAGGACCTCGCGCTGCTCAAGGCCGAGGGCGCCTCGGGCCTGAAGGCGGCGGGCCTCGGCGACTCCGACGGCGTCCAGGTCGGTGACACGGTCGTCGCGATCGGCTCCCCCGAGGGGCTGACCGGCACGGTCACCAGCGGCATCGTCTCCGCCCTCGACCGGGACGTCACCGTCCCCACCGAGGAGAGCCAGGGACAGGGCCAGGGCGGCGACGGACAGTGGCCGTTCCAGTTCGGCGGCCGCGAGTTCAACGGCGACACCGGTTCGTCGACCACCACGTACAAGGCGATACAGACGGACGCGTCCCTCAACCCGGGCAACTCCGGCGGCGCGCTCATCGACGCGAGCGGCAACGTCATCGGGATCAACTCCGCGATGTACTCGTCGAGTTCGCAGGCCTCCTCGTCCTCGGACGCGGGCAGCATCGGCCTCGGCTTCGCCATCCCCATCAACACCGTCAAGTCCGACCTGGCCAAGCTCCGGGCGGGCTCGAACAGCTAGCAGCAGGGAGCACGTCATGATCAAGATGGTTTCCCACCGCACCGCCGAGCGGGGACCCGCCGGCCTCACCGTCGCCCTCGCGGTCGCCCACGAGCTGCACGCGTCCGCTCCCACCACGACACCCCGCGCGCCTGAGGTGGCCCCGACCCCGGTCCCCGAGATGATGGGCCTGCGCACCTCCGCCGCCCGTCCGCACCGCAGGAAGGTGCCGCTGAACCGCCTGAGCACCATGCGCAGCCTGACCGCGCTCGGGGTCTGACTCCCCGCCTCCCCGCCTCCCGGCCCGGGAACGTGCGAGGCTGAAGAGGACCCCGACCACACGACCCCGCACCCCGAGGAACCGCGACCGATGAGCCCCGCCGAAGGCGACCGTGACCCCCAGCGCATCCTGATCGTCGACGACGAGCCGGCCGTACGCGAGGCCCTGCAGCGCAGCCTCGCCTTCGAGGGGTACGACACGGAGGTGGCCGTCGACGGGGCGGACGCGCTGGACAAGGCGACGGCCTACCGGCCGGACCTGGTCGTCCTGGACATCCAGATGCCCCGCATGGACGGCCTGACGGCGGCCCGGCGCATCCGCGGTGCGGGCGAGACGACCCCCATCCTGATGCTGACGGCCCGGGACACGGTCGGAGACCGGGTGACCGGGCTGGACGCCGGCGCCGACGACTACCTGGTCAAGCCCTTCGAGCTGGACGAGCTGTTCGCCCGTATCCGCGCGCTGCTGCGGCGCAGCTCGTACGCGGTCGCCGTGTCGGCCGAGGCCCAGGAGGACGAGGCGCTGACCTTCGGAGACCTGCGCATGGACCTCGCCACCAGGGAGGTCACGCGCGCCGGCCGCCAGGTCGAACTGACCCGCACGGAGTTCACCCTGCTGGAGATGTTCATGGCCCATCCGCGTCAGGTGCTCACCCGGGAGCAGATCCTCAAGGCGGTGTGGGGCTTCGACTTCGAGCCCTCGTCCAACTCCCTCGACGTCTACGTCATGTACCTGCGCCGCAAGACCGAGGCCGGCGGCGAGCCGCGCCTCGTCCACACGGTGCGGGGCGTGGGGTACGTCCTGCGGCAGGGCGGCGCCGAGTGAAGAAGCTGGCACGCCGGTACCGGGCACTGCCGATCCGGGCCCGCCTCGCCATGCTGGTGGCGGCGGCGGTGGCCTTCGCGGTCGCGGCGGTCTCGGTGACGTGCTGGTTCATCGTCCAGCAGCGGCTCTACTCGCAGGTGGACGAGGACCTGAAGAAGGCCCTGCGCGGCTCCGCGCAGATGGACATGATCAACACCGCCCTGCACACGTGCTCCGAGACCCCGCAGCGCGAGGGCCTCTTCCGCAACTACTCCCAGGTGGTCACGGAGAGCGGCAAGGTCTGCGTCTTCGACAACTCGGTGGGCACCGTCAAGGTCACCTCGGCTGACAAGGACGAGATCAAGGACGCGGACCTGCAGAAGATCTACTTCCGCAACGGCACCGACAACGAGGGCAACGAGGTGCGCGTCCTGACGCGCCCCCTGGGCGCGACGACCACCGACGCCGGGCAGCCGGGGCCGAACGTCGGGCTGATCGTGGCCGTCCCCCTGAAGAGCACCGAGAACATCCTCGACCAGCTCGCCCTCATCCTCCTCCTGGTCTCCGGCGTCGGAGTCGTCGGAGCGGGCGCCGCGGGCCTCGCGGTGGCCCGCGCGGGCCTGCGCCCCGTCGACAAGCTCACCGACGCCGTGGAGCACGTGGCCCGCACCGAGGACC of the Streptomyces sp. 1222.5 genome contains:
- a CDS encoding alpha/beta hydrolase, which encodes MSNGPAGHVARSTVRPNSETGRRAPIRTFLYSTDGIPIDSVYDPGAVVYESVPDTFRTASHDLVFVIAHGFTGEVDRPHVRRVARVLRRHGAVVTFSFRGHGRSGGRSTVGDKEVLDLAAAVAWARGFGHARVVTVGFSMGGSVVLRHAALYPRTADAVVAVSAPARWYYRGTAPMRRLHWLVTRPAGRLVGRYGLRTRIHHREWDPVPLSPAEAVPRIAPVPLLIVHGDRDGYFPLDHPRMLAEAAGEHGELWIEPGMGHAENAADDALLARIGDWAATAAG
- a CDS encoding response regulator transcription factor, with protein sequence MSSLLLLTNALQPSTEVLPALGLLLHNVRVAPAEGPALVDTPGADVILVDGRRDLPQVRSLCQLLRSTGPGCPLLLVVTEGGLAAVTADWGIDDVLLDTAGPAEVEARLRLAMGRQQIVNDDSPMEIRNGDLSVDEATYSAKLKGRVLDLTFKEFELLKYLAQHPGRVFTRAQLLQEVWGYDYFGGTRTVDVHVRRLRAKLGPEHESLIGTVRNVGYRFVTPEKGDRATEEAKAKAGRAKADETDTSAALDATELHADA
- a CDS encoding LacI family DNA-binding transcriptional regulator; the protein is MAKVTRDDVARLAGTSTAVVSYVINNGPRPVAPATRERVLAAIKELGYRPDRVAQAMASRRTDLIGLIIPDARQPFFGEMAHAVEQAASERGKMVLVGNTDYIGEREVHYLRAFLGMRVSGLILVSHALNDLAAAEIDAWDARVVLLHERPEAIDDVAVVTDDLGGAQLAVRHLLEHGYEYVACMGGTADTPAVGDPVSDHVEGWKRAMAEAGLSTEGRLFEAPYNRYDAYRVALEVLAGPNRPPAVFCSTDDQAIGLLRAARELRIDVPGQLAVAGFDDIKEAALADPPLTTVASDRSAMARAAVDLVLDDGLRIAGSRRERLKTFPSRLVVRASCGCLD
- a CDS encoding S1C family serine protease, which codes for MTESIRRSGESEYGTPQDDAHPAPYAHQDAYGRQHPYSAPVNPEWPPPPYGPPTAPVTAAAAPEAVVPAPRRKRTRGPVPLLAAVAIVAAAVGGGTAYAFQALTGEDAVASAGTTTHVVPTGKKGDVAAIAAAVSPSVVEVNATLGNGSSTGSGVVVTSGGEIVTNNHVVSGATSVKVRTSDGKSYSAEVVGTDSSKDLALLKAEGASGLKAAGLGDSDGVQVGDTVVAIGSPEGLTGTVTSGIVSALDRDVTVPTEESQGQGQGGDGQWPFQFGGREFNGDTGSSTTTYKAIQTDASLNPGNSGGALIDASGNVIGINSAMYSSSSQASSSSDAGSIGLGFAIPINTVKSDLAKLRAGSNS
- a CDS encoding response regulator transcription factor; its protein translation is MSPAEGDRDPQRILIVDDEPAVREALQRSLAFEGYDTEVAVDGADALDKATAYRPDLVVLDIQMPRMDGLTAARRIRGAGETTPILMLTARDTVGDRVTGLDAGADDYLVKPFELDELFARIRALLRRSSYAVAVSAEAQEDEALTFGDLRMDLATREVTRAGRQVELTRTEFTLLEMFMAHPRQVLTREQILKAVWGFDFEPSSNSLDVYVMYLRRKTEAGGEPRLVHTVRGVGYVLRQGGAE